Proteins encoded together in one Pantoea sp. CCBC3-3-1 window:
- the aaeX gene encoding p-hydroxybenzoic acid efflux pump operon protein AaeX, which translates to MSVLPVIVIFGLSFPPIFFEIIVSLMLFWLVRRLITPTGIYDLVWHPALFNTALYCCLFYLVSRLFV; encoded by the coding sequence ATGAGTGTGCTTCCGGTTATTGTGATCTTTGGGCTTTCCTTCCCGCCCATATTCTTTGAAATCATTGTGTCATTGATGCTGTTCTGGCTGGTGCGACGTCTGATCACGCCTACCGGAATCTATGACCTGGTCTGGCATCCTGCATTGTTTAATACAGCTCTCTACTGCTGCCTGTTCTACCTGGTTTCCCGATTGTTTGTCTGA